From Tiliqua scincoides isolate rTilSci1 chromosome 2, rTilSci1.hap2, whole genome shotgun sequence, the proteins below share one genomic window:
- the SFXN1 gene encoding sideroflexin-1 isoform X2, producing the protein MSADIPLNINIKEPRWDQSTFLGRASHFFTVTDPRNILLSNEQLQKAKNIVQDYRQGVVGPGLTEDELWRAKYIYDSAFHPDTGEKMVLIGRMSAQVPMNMTITGCMMTFYRTTPAVVFWQWINQSFNAIVNYTNRSGDAPITVSQLGTAYVSATTGAVATALGLNALTKHVSPLIGRFVPFAAVAAANCINIPLMRQRELKYGIPITDENGNRLGESAKAAQQAIVQVVISRILMAAPGMAIPPFIMNSLEKKAFLKRFPWMSAPIQVGLVGFCLVFATPLCCALFPQKRKDL; encoded by the exons ATGTCAGCAGACATACCATTAAACATTAATATCAAAGAGCCTCGCTGGGATCAAAGTACATTTCTTGGACGAGCCAGCCATTTCTTCACTGTAACCGATCCTAGGAATATATTGTTATCCAATGAACAATTACAAAAAGCAAAGAACATTGTGCAAGATTACAG ACAAGGTGTTGTGGGCCCTGGATTGACAGAAGATGAACTGTGGAGGGCAAAATATATCTATGATTCAGCCTTCCACCCAGATACTGGTGAGAAGATGGTCTTAATTGGACGAATGTCTGCTCAGGTCCCCATGAACATGACTATCACAGGCTGCATGATGACTTTCTATAG GACTACTCCAGCTGTGGTCTTCTGGCAGTGGATTAACCAGTCATTCAATGCCATTGTAAATTATACCAATCGGAGTGGAGATGCTCCAATTACTGTCAG ccAGCTGGGAACAGCCTATGTTTCTGCCACCACAGGTGCTGTTGCAACGGCTCTAGGACTTAATGCACTAACTAAG CATGTCTCGCCTCTTATAGGACGTTTTGTTCCATTTGCTGCTGTAGCTGCTGCTAATTGCATCAATATCCCATTAATGAGGCAAAG GGAACTAAAGTATGGTATTCCCATTACAGACGAAAATGGAAACCGATTGGGTGAATCGGCCAAAGCTGCTCAACAGGCCATTGTGCAGGTGGTTATCTCAAGGATCCTTATGGCTGCTCCAGGCATGG CCATTCCCCCCTTCATCATGAATAGTTTGGAAAAGAAGGCATTTTTAAAG CGATTCCCATGGATGAGTGCTCCCATTCAAGTGGGATTAGTTGGCTTctg TCTGGTGTTTGCAACCCCTCTGTGCTGTGCATTGTTTCCACAGAAAAG AAAAGACCTATGA
- the SFXN1 gene encoding sideroflexin-1 isoform X1, producing MSADIPLNINIKEPRWDQSTFLGRASHFFTVTDPRNILLSNEQLQKAKNIVQDYRQGVVGPGLTEDELWRAKYIYDSAFHPDTGEKMVLIGRMSAQVPMNMTITGCMMTFYRTTPAVVFWQWINQSFNAIVNYTNRSGDAPITVSQLGTAYVSATTGAVATALGLNALTKHVSPLIGRFVPFAAVAAANCINIPLMRQRELKYGIPITDENGNRLGESAKAAQQAIVQVVISRILMAAPGMAIPPFIMNSLEKKAFLKRFPWMSAPIQVGLVGFCLVFATPLCCALFPQKSSMSVTRLEPELQAKIQEISPELERVYFNKGL from the exons ATGTCAGCAGACATACCATTAAACATTAATATCAAAGAGCCTCGCTGGGATCAAAGTACATTTCTTGGACGAGCCAGCCATTTCTTCACTGTAACCGATCCTAGGAATATATTGTTATCCAATGAACAATTACAAAAAGCAAAGAACATTGTGCAAGATTACAG ACAAGGTGTTGTGGGCCCTGGATTGACAGAAGATGAACTGTGGAGGGCAAAATATATCTATGATTCAGCCTTCCACCCAGATACTGGTGAGAAGATGGTCTTAATTGGACGAATGTCTGCTCAGGTCCCCATGAACATGACTATCACAGGCTGCATGATGACTTTCTATAG GACTACTCCAGCTGTGGTCTTCTGGCAGTGGATTAACCAGTCATTCAATGCCATTGTAAATTATACCAATCGGAGTGGAGATGCTCCAATTACTGTCAG ccAGCTGGGAACAGCCTATGTTTCTGCCACCACAGGTGCTGTTGCAACGGCTCTAGGACTTAATGCACTAACTAAG CATGTCTCGCCTCTTATAGGACGTTTTGTTCCATTTGCTGCTGTAGCTGCTGCTAATTGCATCAATATCCCATTAATGAGGCAAAG GGAACTAAAGTATGGTATTCCCATTACAGACGAAAATGGAAACCGATTGGGTGAATCGGCCAAAGCTGCTCAACAGGCCATTGTGCAGGTGGTTATCTCAAGGATCCTTATGGCTGCTCCAGGCATGG CCATTCCCCCCTTCATCATGAATAGTTTGGAAAAGAAGGCATTTTTAAAG CGATTCCCATGGATGAGTGCTCCCATTCAAGTGGGATTAGTTGGCTTctg TCTGGTGTTTGCAACCCCTCTGTGCTGTGCATTGTTTCCACAGAAAAG TTCCATGTCTGTAACACGTCTGGAGCCAGAATTACAAGCCAAGATCCAAGAGATCAGCCCTGAACTGGAGCGTGTGTATTTTAACAAAGGATTATAA